The window CAAAATCAATCATTATTACTAGACCTCAAGATATTATTTTTAACAGTTTATAAGGTAATAAAATCGGATGGAATTAATCAGCCTGGAAAAGCAACGATTGATGCCTACAAAGGGTCTAAAAATATTGCAAAAGGAGGCGGGGGATGAATATTGCAATCATCGGTCAAGGGGGTCACAGTAAAGTTATCACAGATTTGCTTTCTTTATCAAAAAAACACTCAATTATTGGATATTTTGATGATAGGCACATAGATTTAACGGTAAAGGATAATACGTTTTTTGGACCAGTGATAATGGTAAAAAAACTACTAGATTATTTTAAAGACATAAAAGTTATCATTGCAATAGGGGATAACAAGATAAGAAAGAAAATCGTAGAAAGACTTGGCTTTTCAGAGGAATCATATATTACACTGATACATCCCTCAGCAATAATTAGTCCAAGTGCAAAAATTGGAACTGGAACTGTCATTATGGCATATTCTGTTGTTCAAGCAGATACCGAGATAGGAAGACATTCAATTATTAATACAAGTACTGTCATCGAACATGATAATGTAATTGGGGATTTTGTTCACGTATCCCCAAATGTTACTCTTACAGGCGCTGTCCAAATTGAAGAGGGCGTCCATATTGGAGCAGGGGCTTCTATAATTCCTAATTTATCTATAGGAGAATGGTCGGTAATTGGAGCAGGTGCGACGGTCATAAATTGTATCCCGTCGTTTTGTACAGCCGTTGGTGTTCCTGCTAAGGTAAAATTGAAAAAAACTTCAGGGGGTGTATAAATGGGCAATCTTATTTCAACAAAAAAAATCTATCTTTCGTCGCCTCATATGAGTGGAAATGAACAAAAATATATTAATGAAGCTTTTGAAACAAATTGGATCGCCCCGTTAGGACCCAATGTGGATGCATTTGAAAATGAAATAGCTAGTTATATAGGAGCCAAAGGAGCTGTTGCGGTAAGTTCGGGAACTGCAGCGATCCATTTGGCTCTTTCTTTATTAGATGTGAGAAAAGGTGATACAGTATTCTGCTCCAGTCTTACGTTTATAGCGAGTGCAAACCCTATCGTTTATCAAGGAGCTGAACCGGTATTTATTGATTCAGAACCTGAAACCTGGAATATGTCTCCTAATTCTTTGAAGCTCGCATTAGAAGAAGCAAATACAGAAGGGAATTTGCCTAAAGCAGTTATTGTTGTAAATTTATATGGCCAAAGTGCAAAAATGGATGAGCTCTTGTCTATCTGTAATCACTACGATGTACCGATTATAGAGGATGCTGCGGAATCACTTGGTTCCACTTACAGGGGAATAGCTAGTGGATCATTTGGTAAATATGGGATTTACTCTTTCAATGGCAATAAAATTATCACTACTTCCGGTGGTGGTATGTTGGTTTCAAATGATATTGAAGCATTGAAAAAGGCACGTTTTTTAGCTACACAAGCTAAAGATCCGGCGCTTCATTATCAACATAGCAAGACAGGTTTTAATTACAGAATGAGTAATATATTGGCCGGAATTGGAAGAGCGCAATTAGAAGTTCTAAATGAAAGAGTTAAAGCAAGAAGAAGTAAATTTAATTGCTACTATCAAGAACTCGCTCATCTACCGGGATTCAACTTTATGCCAGAACTAAAAAACACCTATTCCAATCGCTGGTTAACAGCTCTTACAATTGATGAAAATGAATCGGGCATATCTGTGAATTCATTGATTAAATATTTAGCTATAGAAAATATCGAAGCACGTCCTGTATGGAAACCATTGCATATGCAGCCATTATTTAGGGGTGCAAAATATTACCCTCACAGAGATTTTCAAAATGTGTCTGAGGAAATATTCCAATCAGGAATTTGTCTTCCATCAGGTTCCAATATGTCTGAAGAAGAACAGCAACGGGTCATTCATTGTATAAGAAAAGCATCTAATCAAAACTAATATAATAAATTAAATTTCAAGTTCAAGTTCTTATGATAAATGAGGTATTAATTCATGATTGGGAAAAACATTTTAGAAATCCGAAAAAAAAGAGCATTATCACTAACTGAACTGGCAGAACGAGCTAACATTTCAAAATCTTATTTAAGTAATATTGAACGAGATTTAAATAAAAATCCATCTATACAAGTTATGAACAAAATTGCAGCAGTGTTGAATGTAGATTTAAAAACACTAATAAAGGCAGATTCAAAATATGATACAAAACAGGGTTTAGAAAAAGAGTGGATTGATTTTATTTATGAATTAAAAGAGTCTGGTATTGAAAAAGAACAGATTAAAGAATTTAGAAGTTTTGTTGAATTTATTAGATGGAAGAAAGAGTACTCAGCTAAGAAATAATTAGAAGTTGGAATAGCTATTAAAAATAACCCAGTTTATTTTTTAAGGGGAAGACGAAATGAAGACTGTTAAAATTCCCAAGGTGATTCATTATTGCTGGTTTGGAAGAAATGAGAAACCTAAAATTGTGAATAAGTGTATAGCAAGCTGGAAAAAAAATCTCCCTGACTATGAATTAGTTGAGTGGAGTGAAGAGAATTTTGATATTAATGTAAATTCATATATAAAAGAGGCTTACCGTTCTGGTAAATTTGCCTTTGTAAGTGATTACGTAAGAGTCCATGCATTATATTACTATGGTGGTATTTATTTGGATACCGATGTTGAAGTCTTTAAAAGCTTTGATCCTCTTTTGCACCATGATTCATTTTGGGGGTTTGAGCAAGAGAACTTCATTGCAACAAGTACAATTGGGGCTTCAAAAGGGAATTCGTTAATAAAGATTTTTCTAGATTCATATAATGGGAAAAAGTTTAATGAGAATGGTACGAACAATGAATTAACAAATGTCGCCATCATCACTGAAATTCTAAAAAACAAAGGTCTGAAAATGGATGGAACATTTCAAGAAATGCCAGGAATAGCAACATTT of the Bacillus sp. 1NLA3E genome contains:
- a CDS encoding XRE family transcriptional regulator translates to MIGKNILEIRKKRALSLTELAERANISKSYLSNIERDLNKNPSIQVMNKIAAVLNVDLKTLIKADSKYDTKQGLEKEWIDFIYELKESGIEKEQIKEFRSFVEFIRWKKEYSAKK
- a CDS encoding glycosyltransferase family 32 protein, with amino-acid sequence MKTVKIPKVIHYCWFGRNEKPKIVNKCIASWKKNLPDYELVEWSEENFDINVNSYIKEAYRSGKFAFVSDYVRVHALYYYGGIYLDTDVEVFKSFDPLLHHDSFWGFEQENFIATSTIGASKGNSLIKIFLDSYNGKKFNENGTNNELTNVAIITEILKNKGLKMDGTFQEMPGIATFFPQPYFSPYDYINCRNFITENTYAMHHFYKSWLPLKSRLKSNFKMIVAKTIGGENIARLRNIVSRT
- a CDS encoding acetyltransferase, producing the protein MNIAIIGQGGHSKVITDLLSLSKKHSIIGYFDDRHIDLTVKDNTFFGPVIMVKKLLDYFKDIKVIIAIGDNKIRKKIVERLGFSEESYITLIHPSAIISPSAKIGTGTVIMAYSVVQADTEIGRHSIINTSTVIEHDNVIGDFVHVSPNVTLTGAVQIEEGVHIGAGASIIPNLSIGEWSVIGAGATVINCIPSFCTAVGVPAKVKLKKTSGGV
- a CDS encoding DegT/DnrJ/EryC1/StrS family aminotransferase gives rise to the protein MGNLISTKKIYLSSPHMSGNEQKYINEAFETNWIAPLGPNVDAFENEIASYIGAKGAVAVSSGTAAIHLALSLLDVRKGDTVFCSSLTFIASANPIVYQGAEPVFIDSEPETWNMSPNSLKLALEEANTEGNLPKAVIVVNLYGQSAKMDELLSICNHYDVPIIEDAAESLGSTYRGIASGSFGKYGIYSFNGNKIITTSGGGMLVSNDIEALKKARFLATQAKDPALHYQHSKTGFNYRMSNILAGIGRAQLEVLNERVKARRSKFNCYYQELAHLPGFNFMPELKNTYSNRWLTALTIDENESGISVNSLIKYLAIENIEARPVWKPLHMQPLFRGAKYYPHRDFQNVSEEIFQSGICLPSGSNMSEEEQQRVIHCIRKASNQN